The window CTGGACCGGCGGCGGCCTCGCGATCTGGCCGGGAGGCGGGCGACGCTGGTCACCGCCACCCTCTTCGCGCCGGTTCTGGAGAAGGTCGTCCGGGATTTCAACCGGCGCGCCGGGACGGCCCTGGAGGTGGTCCCGGTGGTCAACACCCGCCTGGGGGAGACCATCACCGTGGCGGGGCTGTTGATGGCGGAGGACGTGATCGCCCAGCTGAGGTCGCGCCCGTTAGGGGAGCTGGTGGTGCTCCCTCGGATCATGTTCGACCACCCGGATGGGATCTCCCTCGACGATCGCACCCCGTGGGACATCGCGAAGGCTCTGGGCCGGCCGGTGGGGCTGGCCCGCACCATGCGGGAGGTTCTGAGGCTGCTCAACGGGCACGGCCCGGAGCGCTTCGATCCGGACGCCGAGGGACTCTTCAAGGGCGGATGAGAGGATCCCCGAGCGGGCGCCCGCGAGCGCCGGCGGGGGTCAGGACGGAGGCATGAAGATGCGGGGGAGAAGCGCGATGGATCTGATCAGCGTCGTGTGGGAGGTGCGGCCGGAGCGGGCCGCCTCGTTGCCCCGCTGGCTGGGATACGCCGTGTATGGGGCAGTGCTGCGGCGGCTGGCGGAACGGGATGCAGCGCGGGCCGCGGAAGTGCATGAGGCGGAGGGGCCGTCGGGCCTCACCTGCTCCACCCTGATGGGGCCCCGGGAGGGGGAGGCGGTGGACCCGGGGCGGGTGTATCGCCTGCGGGTGACGGCCTATCGGCCGGAGCTGGCCCCGCTCATCGATCCGGAGGGAGGCGTCCTGTGGGGGGAGGGGGAGCGGATCGAGCTGGAGGGCGTGCCCTTCCGGGTGGAGCGGGTGATCCGGGAGGGGGATCCGTGGGCGGGGTGGACGACGTATGAGGAGCTGATCGCGCGGCATGGGCGGGGGCCGCGGGCGTGGCCCCGGGAGGTGACCTTGCAGTTCACCTCGCCGACGGCTTTTCGGGACGGGGAGCGGTGGAACCCGCTGCCGGTTCCGGAGGCGGTGTTCGGGCATTTGATGGAGAAGTGGAACCGGTTTGCGCCGGCGGTGCTGCCGGAGGTTCTGCGGGAGATGGTGGCGGCGCGGGTGGGGGTGGCCCGGTTCGATCTGTCGAGCCGGGCGGTGCGGGTGAAGGAGGGGGTGCGCATCGGGTGCGTCGGGCAGGTGAGATATCGGGTGCTGGGGGAGGATCGGTATCTGCAGGCCATGCTGCATATGCTGGCGGAGTTCGCCCGGTATGCGGGGGTGGGGATCCTGACCGGGATGGGGATGGGCCAGGCGCGGGCCCTGCGGGAGGAAGAGCGCCCCGGGCCGGATGCTGGAGCCTGAATTCCAATTCTTACTGCTCAAAAACCTTCTGCGGATCTCCGTGGTGAGGGAGCAGGAACGCCGTGATGGCATTGAAACCTTATCCCACCGTCACCGTCAGCGACCACTCCGCCTCCTGCAGCGGGGGGAGCAGGCCAAAGGCCCCCCATTCCTTCACGGCCGTCGCCAGGTCATCCGGCGCCCCGATCCCGGGCTCCAGCGCCAGATTGCGATACGGCGGCGTCCCTGCTCCCGACCAGCCCCCCGCGTTGATCCATAACCCCAGATGGGTCACCGGACCCCGCCAGCGCACCTCCCACCACGCCCCATCCGGTCGCGCCAGACGCGCCCACGCCGCCGCCGGCCGCAGAAACACCTTCACGGCCCAACCCCCCGCCGGGTCCGGCTCCTGCAGGTCCACCCCGCCCCCCGTCGTCGGCAACCGTGGCCACTCAAAGGTCGTGGCCACCGGCGAAAGGCCCACCGCCGCCGCCACCCGCCCTGCCGCCGGCCCCGGCAGCAGCAGCCGCATCCCCCGCTCCAGGGGGAACAAAGGATGTGCCGCCCACAGGAAATACAGGGTGTGCTCCGAGCGGTTCTCCACCCGATAGCGCAAATGCACCGAAGGGCGATCCGCCTCCAGCGTCAGGAGGCGTTCGAAGCGATACGGCAGGAGGCGCCCTTCGACGCGCCCGCGGACGAAGAGCCGCTCCCCTTCGATCCGTGCCTCCACCACCCAGGGCTGGGACCACAGCTCCCCGTGATCGGGAAGGGGCGTCCCCTCCCACGGCTCCGCCGGATAAACCCCCGGGGCCACGGAGGGGAAACACTCGTCCCATCCCCCCAGGTCGAAGGCCGCCACATACGAGGCCCCGGGGTCCGGCCGGCGCCACGGCAGATACGGGTTGCGCCACAGCCAGGAGACCCCCCGCCGCCGGTCCTCCCACGCGGCGATCTTGCCCCCCAGCTCCGGCACCACAACCAGCGTCAGAGGCCCGTTCGTCACCCGCAGCGCCCGGAGTCCCCCTTCCTCCCCTTCCTCGATCCGCAGCGCGCTCATGGCCGGCGGAGGCCCCGCACCTCCAAGACAGGGAGCACGAAGAGGAATCCGGTCTCCGGATCCTCGAAGCGGCCGATCACCCGCTCCGTCTCCCGGATCGGTCACTCCTAGCCGAAACCCCGTGCGATCACGCCGCCCTCCTCGCCTCGAAGCGCCTCGTGCAGCCTCTCGGATGCGCCCAGATGTTGCGCTCCCCCAGCTCCTTGTCAGGAGGATACCCCTTCGCTTGCCCTCACTCCTCCAATGAGAGGGACCGCTTTGGGAAGTCCCAGTGGAGGTGTTCCACGCGTCCCTCCCAGCCGATCAGCCGGTGCAGCTGCTCCTGAAAGCGCAGCGGATCCCCAGTGGTGAAGAAGCGGGCCGTCGGCTCGGAGGACTGGGACAGCTCGCCTGCCTGCACGCGCCACACCTCCAGGGCCCGTCGGGCCACCGCCGGCGCGGGGTCGATCAGGAGGACCTCCGGGCCGCTCAGGCGCTGGATCAGCGGGGCGAGGAAGGCGTAGTGGGTGCAGGCCAGCACCAGGACGTCGGCGCCTGCCTGGAGGACCGGATCCAGATGGATGCGGACGCGGGCCTCCGCCTCCGGGCCCTCCAGGAGCCCGGCCTCCACCTGCTCCACCCACCCGGTGCAGACCCGGGGGACCACCCGGACGTCCCGGGCGAACCGCTCCACCACCCGGGCCATCAG of the Thermoflexus hugenholtzii JAD2 genome contains:
- a CDS encoding aldose epimerase family protein, with protein sequence MSALRIEEGEEGGLRALRVTNGPLTLVVVPELGGKIAAWEDRRRGVSWLWRNPYLPWRRPDPGASYVAAFDLGGWDECFPSVAPGVYPAEPWEGTPLPDHGELWSQPWVVEARIEGERLFVRGRVEGRLLPYRFERLLTLEADRPSVHLRYRVENRSEHTLYFLWAAHPLFPLERGMRLLLPGPAAGRVAAAVGLSPVATTFEWPRLPTTGGGVDLQEPDPAGGWAVKVFLRPAAAWARLARPDGAWWEVRWRGPVTHLGLWINAGGWSGAGTPPYRNLALEPGIGAPDDLATAVKEWGAFGLLPPLQEAEWSLTVTVG
- the murI gene encoding glutamate racemase; protein product: MKAPVPAVGIFDSGVGGLSVWRELVRLAPQIPTLYVADQAHVPYGPRPPEEIRRFAEAITRFLRDHGARVIVLASHTTSAAALWPLREAFPEIPFVGIEPAVKPAAARTRSGVIGVLGTFGTLNGPLMARVVERFARDVRVVPRVCTGWVEQVEAGLLEGPEAEARVRIHLDPVLQAGADVLVLACTHYAFLAPLIQRLSGPEVLLIDPAPAVARRALEVWRVQAGELSQSSEPTARFFTTGDPLRFQEQLHRLIGWEGRVEHLHWDFPKRSLSLEE
- the cas6 gene encoding CRISPR system precrRNA processing endoribonuclease RAMP protein Cas6, producing MRGRSAMDLISVVWEVRPERAASLPRWLGYAVYGAVLRRLAERDAARAAEVHEAEGPSGLTCSTLMGPREGEAVDPGRVYRLRVTAYRPELAPLIDPEGGVLWGEGERIELEGVPFRVERVIREGDPWAGWTTYEELIARHGRGPRAWPREVTLQFTSPTAFRDGERWNPLPVPEAVFGHLMEKWNRFAPAVLPEVLREMVAARVGVARFDLSSRAVRVKEGVRIGCVGQVRYRVLGEDRYLQAMLHMLAEFARYAGVGILTGMGMGQARALREEERPGPDAGA